One Spinacia oleracea cultivar Varoflay chromosome 4, BTI_SOV_V1, whole genome shotgun sequence DNA segment encodes these proteins:
- the LOC110802809 gene encoding uncharacterized protein isoform X1, whose product MGTDSVVAHYPSVFSSDCSYQGDIGSELDEGVAVPPVGMSYRRDMDVFDFSVPAEEVMEVLSDYVFRVVIMGGVTSSSIGVPAEQKNPKTITKTTEQDQKPKKKICCACPETKKLRDECIVQNGEDACGKWIEAHKQCLRAEGFNV is encoded by the exons ATGGGTACGGATTCGGTTGTTGCCCATTACCCGTCCGTCTTCTCCTCTGATTGCTCTTACCAGGGAGACATTGGATCTGAACTTGACGAAGGCGTAGCGGTACCTCCGGTGGGGATGAGCTACCGCCGGGATATGGATGTTTTCGATTTCTCCGTGCCGGCTGAAGAGGTGATGGAGGTCTTGTCGGATTATGTTTTCAG GGTTGTAATCATGGGAGGAGTTACATCTTCAAGTATAGGTGTACCGGCAGAGCAAAAGAACCCGAAAACAATCACGAAAACTACTGAGCAGGATCAAAAGCCGAAAAAGAAGATTTGTTGTGCGTGCCCCGAAACTAAGAAGCTGAGAGATGAATGTATAGTACAGAATGGTGAAGATGCTTGTGGCAAGTGGATCGAGGCGCATAAGCAATGCCTTCGTGCTGAGGGATTTAATGTTTGA
- the LOC110802809 gene encoding cytochrome c oxidase copper chaperone 1-like isoform X2 — protein MFSGRKLMKQVFWAMLVVVLGFFRLTVVQWWGFVFLSLRVVIMGGVTSSSIGVPAEQKNPKTITKTTEQDQKPKKKICCACPETKKLRDECIVQNGEDACGKWIEAHKQCLRAEGFNV, from the exons ATGTTTTCAGGTAGGAAGTTAATGAAGCAGGTTTTTTGGGCTATGTTGGTGGTTGTTCTCGGTTTTTTCCGGCTGACCGTAGTCCAGTGGTGGGGGTTTGTGTTTCTCTCACTAcg GGTTGTAATCATGGGAGGAGTTACATCTTCAAGTATAGGTGTACCGGCAGAGCAAAAGAACCCGAAAACAATCACGAAAACTACTGAGCAGGATCAAAAGCCGAAAAAGAAGATTTGTTGTGCGTGCCCCGAAACTAAGAAGCTGAGAGATGAATGTATAGTACAGAATGGTGAAGATGCTTGTGGCAAGTGGATCGAGGCGCATAAGCAATGCCTTCGTGCTGAGGGATTTAATGTTTGA